In Anolis carolinensis isolate JA03-04 chromosome 4, rAnoCar3.1.pri, whole genome shotgun sequence, the genomic window aaaagaactcatgTTTGCTcgatgcaagtgtgaatggtgcaattggccagctcgattagcattgaatggtcttgcagcgtcatgcaaccataaaaatgaacgaaatctggctcccagtatttaaacaactctaaaatcaggagaataaataaagaacaacactcagaaaacagagtaattccagacaggaaaaaatcagggccagctaacacctcccaacaaaggattcccccaggcaggaagaagatgcaaggccattcaatgccaatcaaggtgattaattgcaacattcacacttgcttccaacagacaagcgttctttttcccacgctggaccttccacagatatataaaaccccaaaacgtcaggagagaatgcttctggaacatggcgatacagcccggaaaactcacagcaacattaTGTATAGATTCATATGAGTTATCATCTTGActattctctgtcaaagagtacaactcccaggatcctatagcctTGAGGCATGGCAgagaaagtggtaccaaactatCAATTCCACGGTCTTCGTTTTTGGATACCCAAAGACTTGCCTATGGTCTCCTCAGGTGAGGTGAGAAGCCGCCCAGAGTAAATAAGTATGTACTAAAGGAGCTTCTCCTGGCGAAGTGGGGAACCAATGCAGTGTGGCACCACTTGAAGGGCCTTTCCACTGGCCACTCATTGggtgggagggaggcagccagcaAGACACAGCTACACCGTGTCTTATGCGTTACGTCGTCTTTATCTTTTGTAGCTTGCAACCCTGAGGGTAAATTAACAtcttggaagctgctctgagtgccTTTGTGactataggggggggggggggtcaaatagtaaatagtaaggaggaggagaagtagaggaagaggaagactgCAATGGCTTggggatgttagctggccctgattgtttcatgtctggaattgttgtcctttatttacagtcctgattgtagagttttttaaaatactggtagccagattcattcattttcatagtttcctcctttctgttgaaattgtccacatgcttatttATGGATTACAGTGGCTTCTCTGTTTTGACATGAAACCATCGGGACCAGCTAATACgccccaacaaaagattcccccaggcggggattcagccaggccttgaagctgcaaggcttttcaatgcataTCAAGGTGATTCATTCAGCATTCGCActgtcctccaacagacaagagttctttctccaaccctggaccttccacagatatattaaccccaaCTGGCCTTgactccaacagacctcacaacctctgaggatacccgTCAGAGATGCAGGCGAaagttcaggagagaatgcttctggaacatggccatacagcacggaaaactcgcagcaacccagtgattccggccacgaaagccttgacAACACACCTCAATATGGAATTCTCtgcgtctgtgtgtgtgtgtgtagttttacaaggtctcttcagccttctctgccaaggagtgctgctgcctcaccaaactatagcttccaggattccttagcattgagccacgagGGTGAAGATGGTGTCAAGGCGCCTTCAGACTACAATGCAGACGCACTCCAAGTTAAGTTCCATTTGAGCCTCCCCGAGTCGTGGCCGACTTGAGAGAAGGAATGAAGGGAACGAAGGCAAAGGCTCGCTCAGGACCTGAGTGGGACTTTGGGCGGGAAAGATGAGCTGGCCTTGGACCCGCCACGTTGGCCGCCTTTCCTCGGAGGAGCCTACACAACTGCACTAGACGACGCCAGAGGAAAACAAGCCTCGTGCTTTCCTTTAGAAGGAGAGCGAGCTTTAATGCCTGagtcgtagtttggtgaggcccacagcactctttggcaaggaaggctTGTCAAAACGACATCCCTCAAGGCTCCACAGCAGTTCAAGCGGCATGGAAGTGCACTCCTTCGATCCtccagagcaggcctgggcaaacttggcccctccgggtgttttggacttcaactcccaccattcctaacagcctcaggccccttccttttccccctcagccgcttaagcggctgagggggaaaaggaaggggcctgaggctgttaggaatggtgggagttgaagtccaaaacacccggagggccccaTGCTTGCTCCAGATCCATCCTGGCACGACTGAAGGCAATCTTCCCTCCCCTGCCTTCGAAATCCGCCTGCCTTTACTCACCATCCCGGCCTCTCCGGCGCTTTTCCGCCTCCTTCCCGCGGCGGCTGCTGCTGCCACTCGCCCGCACTCCTCAGCCATGAACCTCGGGAGCTGCaggcagagaaagaaagggaggaaggaagagcagGAGGCGAGCTGAGCGCGCCAAGGAAGACGGCCAGGAGATGGAGAAAGAGGGGCGACCGACCCACTCCTTCTCCTGCTCCAGCCGAAGCCAACCCGGCGTAATTACGGGGCGAAGATGGGGGCCCTTGAGGGCTAATTGCTGCCGAGCCAAGCCGCCCGATTTGAATGAAAATGCCTCCGTGGGCGCAATTAGGACAGGCCGGCCCGCCGCTTCCAGCCCGCAGCCTCCGAGGTGTAAATGGCCCACTTAAACTCTCGAGTCAACCACGGCTGGACTCGAGGATTAAGGAGGGGGTCCCTTTTCTTTCTGAACACCCACCTCAACCAAGAAAAGAGAGCCCCGTCCCAtgaagagagcgagagagagagcgggAAACCCAGCAGCTGGGGTTAATTGGGAGCCATTAAAAGCCCCCGCGCAAATGGGAAGGAGGCAGGGCAGGGCGTTTAAAGGGTGCGAGGGACAAAAGCGCTCTCGAGGCGGGCTGGGAACCGAACAAAAGGCGCCCCGGGCACCTGCGGAAGGACTACTCTGGGGCCTGGACACGGCTTGGCATGTCGGGTTGACTTTTAATGCGGATCAAGCCCTTCCAAACCGGGGTTATTTAAGAGAGAAGGGCGCCTAGGAGCTCTATAAGCGGcctttctgaggccccttccacacagctgactaaaatcccacattatccgctttgaactgggttatatggcagtgtgaactcggataacccagagcctttccacacagccatataacccagaatatcaagacagaaaatcccaccatatctgttttgaactgggttatctgagtccacactgccatatattccagttcaaagcagaaaatgtgagattttatacagctaagtggaaggggcctcaagaaAATGGCCCACAATCCTAAGGCCATCTCTTTTAGGAAGCGAattagggtcagccctggttaggactagaatgggagactgccaataaacACCAGGCTCAGTTTCAGGGGAAGGAATTAgcaaaacaacctctgaggactcttccacacagccttatatcccagaatatcaaggcagaaaaccccacaatatctgccttgaactagaACATCtgtttccacactgccatatatcccagttcaaagcatatctgCTTTGTGGGAGTtttttcagctatgtggaaggggcctcagatagcccagttcaaagcagtcattgtgggattttctgccttgatattctgggttatagggctgtgtggaagggccccgaggcAATGGACAACCCGCCAGGGGAGTATGTTTTGCCTGAAGAAAGCTTGCGAAATTCGTGGGTTCAAACATGATTATGCGAACTTTAAGTAGACAGGCGATTACAAGACACCCACAGAAGAAAATGGCCTACATTCCTAAAGTTATCTGTTTTAGGAAGCTGAGGTCCCTTCCACGTTTTGtgatttgaagtggaatatagggcagtgtagacttaaataatcctgatcaaagcagatactgtggatttttttgccttgattttctggtttatatggctctgtagaagggccctcaacagggtcagccttggttaggaCTAGAATGGGAGCCTGCCAATGAACACCAGGCTCcctacttcagaggaaggaactggccaagCTACCTCTGAGGATTCCGTGCCTAAGACAAACCCTACGAAGTTAATCGAGTCGTCATAAGTTGATAGGCGACTATATAAACAGACATTAACGGGAAAGGGAGCAGGCAGCTATCCCTCCTTTGGGCTCAAAGAGTAACGCCAAGCGAAAGCGATGAAGAAAGGATTGGGCCCCTGAGTTCTAATTCTATTAAAGCAGCAAGCAGTCTCCTGACTCTGAAGTAGCCTCACCGAAGGCCTTCCCATTTACTTGCGACTGGCCTTCACAAGTCAATGCAGGCGCAACCCCCTAAATAATTCAACTAAGACTCCACCTAAACTGCactatggtcccttccacacaaccatataacacagaaaatcaaggcaaaaaatcccacaatatctgctttgaactgggttatttgagtccacactgccatatattccagttcagggcAGATAtcatgggatttcctgccttgatattctgagttatatggttgtgtggaagggcccatagtggaGTTTCAGAATACAGTTGTACTGCATTACATGAAAGAGTAgagataatccagtccaatgcagttgaactgcatgaTATGCCAGTGAAGATGGGacctgaatcctccccaaacctcgAGTTATAACCAGTTAGATTACTgtaatttttccaggctgtatggccatgttccagaagcattctctcctgacagttcgcccatatctatggcaggcattctcagagattgtgagaattggggtttatctatctgtggaatgtccagggtgggagaaagaacccttgtttgttggaggcaagtgtgaatgctgcaattaatcaccttaattaattGAAAagtgcagcttcaaggcctggctgcttcttgcctggggaaatcctttgataggaggtgttagctggtcctgattgtttcatatcttgaattcccctgttttctgagtgctgttctttatttactgtcctgattttagagttcttaaaatactggtagccaaattttgtaaattttcatggtttcctcctttttgttgaaattgtccacatacttgtggatttcagtggcttatcTGTGGTAGTCTGACAttatggttgttagagtggacaATCAAtcagtacaataaataaagaataacacttctgaaagcaggggaattccagacaaacaatcagggccagctaacacttcccaacaaaagattcccccgaGACAGAAAGccgccaggccttgaaactgcaaggcaaaATGCTTATTGAGGCGATTAattacaacagtcacacttgcctccaacagacaagagttctttctcccaccctggacattccacagatagataaaccccacctacctagtttccaacagaccccacaatctctgaggatgcctgccatagatgtgggtgaaacgtcaggagagaatgcttctgagacatggccatacagcccggcaaaatcacaccaacccagtgattccgggcaggaaagccttcgagaacacattTCTTTGGCGTCTCCCCCGGTCGTCGTGGCACAAGGAGAAGACAGATTGATGCCGCGCGGATGCggaaatcattttaaaaagctttctttcccttttaagAAGCCAATTCGCAAGGGGGCCGAATTGGCTTCAACGCTTTCTAAcgtttgcaacaacaacaacaaaaattccaGCGGGAAAAGTTTTCCGTTTCTCGACTCAGCCCAGTGCGGAGGTCGGCTTCTCAAAACCCCCGAGGGGAAAACGCCTTGTGTCCGTGGGCTAGTCTCAAGGCTCAGTTGCGCACTTACCCCGGAGGAGTCCCATCGGAGCCAAGGGGCGCAAGTGGAGGACCCCGGAGCCCTGCGCGCCAGAGTGAATCGCCTTGGGAAGCGCAGCCAAAAACGGATGATGATAATCCTcaaattcttctttttaaaataaagggaCAAGTCCAAAGTCAGCTCCAGTCTTCCACGCCCTAAATATTCTCCCTACCTTTCCCCTCGGATCATGATCAATTTCATCTCCGAAAACCAGTTTTGTTTCGGGCTGTTTTCCCCCCAGGAAAGTCCCGGCCGGCCGGTGTAACGCCGACAAAACGTTACACGTCTCACTTCGCCTTCAGACAGATAAGAGGTCTTtcggaagaagaaaaagagctgaaaaaaggCGCGAGGGTGGAGTAAATGGGGGGACGGGACTCTAAATACAACCCCTAAGCCGTTTTCGTAAAGACTAGCCTGGTGGAAAGAGCCGTGGGAGGCGCGGCGCAATCCGAATCCATGCCGGGATTGCTCGGCTTTAGGCCAAActgttaaaaatgcaaataaaggctATAAGAAGGCAAGGAAGGACCCGGTCGGCTCCCGGCTCACCTTCTCGGTCTCCACTCGAAGCGCAGGCAAGTTCTGTCCGTCCAGTTTACACACAAACAAGGGGCTGCTCTTCCAATACATGGCACCGCCTCGGGAGGGCCCCTCTCATGCCAGCAGCCCACGGCGCCCTAAAGCGGGTCGAAAACGGGGCTGGGTGAGTTcttgaaaaagaaagagggaagagaggaaggggaggaagggggggggggacgcaATATCAACACCCCCGCTGCCCTCCCCGCCTCTTTCCTGCAAAGCCTCCGGCTCCTTCCCGCTTCCCTTTTGCTGCTCCACTGAAGCCAGGCGCTGGAGGCCCCCCAAGTTTTGTTTTCTAGGGGGTGGACCCTCCCAAAGGAGAGCGAGcgggggagagaaagaggagagagagagagggcctggcCTCACCTCCCTGCGCAAAACCCGCCTTCCCTGAATATCTCCATCACTGAGCATGTTAATTTATTGATTTGGGGCTTTTTGAAGGGGGAGAAAGCCAGGCAGTGGGTACGAGTCCCTCCCCCAAACTCCCCGCTTTCTCCCCTCCTCCGGCTCCCAA contains:
- the LOC134298704 gene encoding actin nucleation-promoting factor WASL-like encodes the protein MAPPREGPSHASSPRRPKAGRKRGWPPAPSRFPFAAPLKPGAGGPPRGESQAVGTSPSPKLPAFSPPPAPKPPAFPSSPSTATEKRICPSLLCQASGQRNGHRDLAGFSLCRCGFPVVQAHMGMLITRLDSSTCQDLGRWA